In Palaemon carinicauda isolate YSFRI2023 chromosome 28, ASM3689809v2, whole genome shotgun sequence, a single genomic region encodes these proteins:
- the LOC137621717 gene encoding uncharacterized protein translates to MKPLVMLVIVGCVFGEVSDRKQRRGLYGAPSCQYSTLFQTLIQYSTQVIPSTVINTSVQLITQTSLVTEQVTRTTFSQVVSTQLTTELRFQTRTEILTQTNTRTQVISLPPQTNFQTQTQQELKTQLQFQTQFVTETVKISSTITRNVISTLTTTQRVISTIFQTLTVTRTQQIPDQTTSTFENRFSTTFSTIVQTGQEVLRTQFVTITNFQTQVITQPGLTRTVTSTNVTPVTSTFNTIIFVTNTQTQTIFRTQFQQQTLTIINTSTLTRLNTRISTVTRRTVSTQLSTQVIPSTITSQLAIATFIDRPAETRFITLTRFAVNTQTLPGETRTDFKTRIVVKTNKVTSSLFETQMYTTTVTSTMKPYCTRMTTPTTRRPAKGLFGLKGFFFGR, encoded by the coding sequence ATGAAACCGCTGGTTATGTTAGTAATTGTGGGCTGTGTCTTTGGAGAGGTGTCGGACCGTAAACAGCGCAGAGGATTATACGGAGCTCCTTCCTGCCAATATTCAACTCTCTTCCAAACCCTGATACAGTATTCTACTCAAGTTATTCCATCTACTGTCATTAATACCAGTGTGCAGCTCATCACTCAGACATCGTTAGTTACAGAACAGGTTACAAGAACAACCTTTTCTCAAGTAGTGAGTACTCAACTTACAACAGAACTTCGATTTCAAACTCGAACAGAGATACTAACTCAAACAAATACTCGCACTCAAGTCATCTCTTTGCCTCCTCAGAccaattttcaaactcaaactcaGCAAGAATTAAAAACTCAGTTGCAATTTCAGACCCAGTTCGTTACTGAAACTGTGAAAATATCTTCCACAATAACCAGAAATGTAATTTCAACACTTACTACGACTCAAAGAGTGATCAGCACTATATTTCAAACACTGACAGTGACTAGGACCCAGCAGATCCCTGATCAAACAACTTCAACATTTGAAAATCGTTTTAGCACTACATTCTCCACTATAGTGCAGACTGGCCAGGAAGTACTAAGAACTCAATTTGTAACTATCACCAATTTTCAAACGCAAGTCATTACCCAACCAGGTCTAACCCGTACAGTAACATCTACTAACGTAACACCAGTTACCTCCACGTTTAACACAATTATTTTTGTTACCAATACCCAGACTCAGACTATTTTTAGAACACAATTTCAGCAACAGACCTTAACTATTATCAACACTAGCACATTAACAAGGCTCAACACAAGGATTTCAACTGTTACTAGGCGAACAGTTAGTACACAACTGTCTACGCAAGTTATACCTTCAACAATCACTAGCCAACTTGCAATAGCAACTTTCATTGACCGACCAGCCGAAACTAGGTTTATTACACTAACACGTTTTGCTGTGAATACTCAAACACTCCCAGGGGAAACCCGTACCGATTTTAAAACCAGGATAGTAGTAAAAACCAACAAGGTGACTTCAAGTTTATTTGAAACACAAATGTACACTACAACTGTCACTAGCACCATGAAACCTTACTGTACCAGAATGACAACACCAACCACCAGAAGACCAGCAAAAGGTCTCTTTGGACTTAAAGGCTTCTTCTTTGGCCGTTAA
- the LOC137621718 gene encoding mucin-3A-like, with protein sequence MWYLEKLLLTAAISSATGQRGYILPKPSCPVFTSNVIDIRAETSILVQTVNEVSTQFSTTTIVRQRVIPTIVFQTSVQTQSQIETSIIQRTSNIIIDQVITQTIPSPPIQQTIFVTITRFFPQISFIMQTKFQTSVIPIEVTNTRVQAVSQILTDFQTEAQRVTRVVSIPGRTIVNTVIQTVLQTSIFTSQAPGITRLITLTQTQEQFRTSFVLGQNTILTSIVQSQRIFPITITDTKSRNIVRTQEQVIFRDSTVTEATLSFQTVTNDVLQTVVIPVTDFTTLLQTVFQTFSLLQTITNTQYNAPSVRTVTQEVTLTSVVQVPGRNRVIFQEVVKTIEQKQTEFQTITGTQYTSVATTVTGSCSIMTGYGAPPPSSYTG encoded by the coding sequence ATGTGGTATTTGGAGAAGTTGCTGCTGACAGCAGCTATATCTTCAGCAACTGGTCAGAGAGGATATATACTACCAAAGCCTTCATGTCCAGTTTTCACCTCTAATGTCATAGATATCAGAGCGGAAACTTCTATTCTTGTACAGACTGTAAATGAAGTGAGCACGCAGTTTAGTACAACGACAATTGTTAGACAGCGAGTAATCCCAACAATTGTTTTCCAGACCAGTGTTCAGACACAGAGTCAGATTGAGACCAGTATAATACAAAGAACAAGCAATATAATAATTGACCAAGTAATAACTCAGACAATACCTAGCCCTCCAATTCAACAGACCATCTTTGTTACAATAACTAGATTTTTTCCTCAGATATCATTTATTATGCAAACAAAGTTTCAGACAAGTGTAATACCAATAGAAGTAACTAACACGCGGGTACAGGCAGTTAGCCAAATTCTCACTGACTTTCAGACAGAGGCTCAAAGAGTTACTCGTGTTGTATCGATTCCTGGTCGTACTATTGTAAACACAGTGATACAGACTGTTTTGCAAACTTCGATTTTTACAAGTCAAGCTCCAGGTATCACACGATTAATTACATTAACTCAGACACAGGAACAGTTTCGGACAAGTTTTGTATTGGGACAAAATACTATACTAACCAGTATTGTACAAAGTCAGCGAATATTCCCCATAACAATAACAGATACAAAATCTAGGAATATTGTGAGAACCCAAGAACAGGTCATATTTAGAGATAGCACAGTTACTGAGGCGACTCTAAGTTTCCAGACAGTCACTAATGATGTTTTGCAAACTGTTGTCATACCAGTCACCGACTTTACGACACTTCTACAAACAGTATTCCAGACATTCTCACTATTACAAACAATAACAAATACACAATATAACGCACCTTCAGTCCGAACAGTAACTCAAGAGGTGACTCTTACTTCAGTGGTACAAGTTCCTGGAAGAAACCGAGTTATATTCCAAGAAGTTGTGAAGACTATAGAACAAAAACAAACTGAATTTCAAACAATCACCGGAACTCAGTACACTTCAGTTGCAACTACAGTTACTGGTTCCTGTTCAATAATGACTGGTTATGGTGCACCCCCACCCTCTTCTTACACTGGATAA